The Thermoleophilaceae bacterium DNA segment GGCCGGCCTGCTCCAGCTGCGCCGCCAGCGACAGCAGCAGCTCCTCGCCGGCCGGCGGTCCCATGAGCTGCACGCCGATCGGCAGGCCGTCCTCGCTCCAGTGCAGCGGCAGCGAGATAGCCGGCTGGCCGGTGACGTTGGCCACCGGCGTGAACGGCACGAGCGGCGCGAAGTTGAGCAGCATCTGGATCGGCGGCTCGCCCTCCTTGGGCCGGGTGGCGCCGATCTCCACGGGCGGCTGCGCCATCGTGGGCGTGACCACCACGTCGACCTCCTCCCAGAACGCGAGGATCTTGCGCGCCATCCGGCGCAGGTAGTCGAGCGAGATGAGGTAGTCGGTGGCCGAGAACTGGTCCGCCATCTCGAGCATCTGCCTGGTGAGCGGCTCGAGCCGGTCCACGTCCAGCGGCTCGCCCTTCAGGCGGCCGTAGGTGTGCACCTCGTCGCCGACGCCCGCGGTCCAGATCTTGATGAAGTGCTCGATGTAGCCCTCGTCCTGCCAGTCCGGCGCGCCCTCGCGCACGTCGTGGCCGAGCGAGGCGAGCAGGTCGGCCGTCTCGCGCGCCGCGGCCTCGCACTCGGGGTGGACGGGCACGCCGTTCGGCGTCTCGGTGGCAAGAGCCACGCGCAGCCGGCCCGGGTCGCGGCCCACCGCCTCGGCGAAGGGGGCGGACGGGGGAGGGGCCCAGTACGGGTCCCCGGTCTCGAGGCCGGCGATCACGTCGAGGTTCACGGCGGTGTCGAGAACCGTGCGGCTCACGCAGCCGTCGATGGCGATGCCGCCGGTGAACTCGGTGAACTCCGGGGCCATCGACACCCGGCCGCGGCTGGGCTTGAGCCCCACGAGGCCGCACGCCGAGGCGGGTATGCGGATGGAGCCGCCGCCGTCGTTGGCGTGAGCGAGCGAGACCACACCCGCCGCAACCGCCGCCGCGCTGCCCCCGGAGGAGCCGCCGGGAGTGTGGCCGGTGTTCCACGGGTTGCGGCAGGGGCCGAAGCGGTCGGGCTCCGTGACGCCCACGAGGCCCATCTCCGGGGTGTTCGTCTTGCCCACGATGATCGCCCCCGCATCGCGCAGGCGGCGCACCAGCGCGCCGTCGACCGACGGCACCCAGTCGTCCATGGCCGCCATGCCCATCGTGGTGCGCACGCCCTCGGTGAGCGCGATCAGGTCCTTGACGAGGATCGGCACGCCCGCGAGCGGGCGCTCGTCGCCCCGCGCCACGGCGTCCGCCTCGGCGCGGGCGCGCTCGGCGCAGAGGGTGACGACGGCGTTGAGCTCGTCGTTCACCTCGTCGATGGCCGCGAGCGTGGCGTCCACGAGCTCGCGCGACGACACCTCGCCGCTTCGCACGAGCTCCGCCTGCTCGGTCGCCGAGACCCATCGCGCGTCCGTCATACCGCTCTCCTCTCCATTGGCCGGCCGGCCAGTGCAGACTACCCGGGGATGGAAGGTGAGCGCACACCCTCCGGCGTCAGGCGCGTGCGCGCGGGCAACCCGTCGCTGCTCACGCTCGACGGCACCAACACGTACGTCGCGGCCGGCTGGGTGATCGACCCCGGGCCCGCCGACTCCGCGCACCTCGACGCCGTGATGGACGCCGCCGGCGGCCGGGTGGAGGGGATCGTGCTCACCCACGACCACGCCGACCACAGCGAGGGCGCGCCGGTGCTCTCGGCCATCGCCGGCGCCTCCGTGCACCTGCCCGAGGGCGATGGCGAGATCGGCCCCTTCCGCTCGATCGCCACGCCCGGGCATTCGCCCGACCACGTCTGCCTGCTGCTCGGCCGGGTCTGCTTCACGGGCGACACCGTGCTGGGCTCAGGCAGCGTCTTCATCCAGCCGGGCGAGGGCTCGCTCGGCGCCTACCTGGCCTCGCTGGAGCGGCTGCGCGAGCTCGACCTCGAGGCGCTCTGCCCCGGCCACGGGCCGGTGGTGTGGGACGCACGCGGCAAGCTCGACGAGTACATCTCCCACCGCCGCGCGCGCGAGGAGAAGCTGCTCGCCGCGCTCGACCGCGGCCTGCGCACCCGCGACGAGCTTCTGGACGCCGCCTGGGACGACGCCCCGCCGGAGCTGCGGCCCGCGGCGATGCTCACGTTGGAGGCGCACCTGGAGAAGCTGCGGGAGGAGGGACGCCTGCCTCCAGGAGCTCCTTGAGCTCCGCGAGGTCGCGGGCCACGCCCGCGCCGGACCATGGCGGTCAGCGCTCCGCCTCGAACTCCTTGACCAGCCGCTTCGGCGCCCGGATCCGCCACGCCTCCTCGATCAGCTCGGCCAGCTCGTCCGGATCCGCCGCCTCCAGCCGGACCAGCACGTAGGGGTAGCCGTCGTAGTGCGGGGTCGAGAAGAACGCCTCGGAATGTCCCTGCAGCAACGCCTCCCGCTCCCCGAGGTCGCTGACGCGCAGCACGAGAGCGTCGGGCTCCGCGCGCAGCCGGCACATGAACTTGCCGCGCACCTTGAGCGCGGGCGTGCCGTACGACGTGGACGCCTCGACCTCCGGGAAGCTCGTCCCGATGGCCACGACGTCGTCCCAGGTGGGCATGAGAGGACGCTATCGCTTGCGGCCGGCGCCGGCGGCTGGCAGGGTGGGCGGCGATCGTGGCGACGAACGTCGAAGTCGTGGAGGGCATATACGCCCCGCGGTTCCGGGTCTGGGACGCAGAGGTGCTGGACCACATGCACGCCCACGTGTGGGACCCGGGGATCGACTGGCGCGCGATCGAGGGAGCGCCGGACGACGTGGGCGTGATGCACGGTCGCGACCGGTTGCGCCGCTACTACGAGGAGTGGATCGAGCTGTTCGACGCGATCACCCTCGAGGCCGTCGAGATCACCGACGTGGGGGACCACGTGGCGGCGCGCGTGCGCGTGACGGCGCGCAGCCGATCCGGGGGCGTCCCGACGGAGCTCGACGTCTCCATCGTCTACACGCTGCGTGACGGGAGGATCCTCCGCGGCCGCGAGTATGCCCGCTGGGAGGAGGCCCTTGCCGCGGCGAGTGACAGCCGCGGCGCAGCGCTGTCTCCCGACATCAGACCGTGACCGTTCCGACGACGCTCCGACCGCTCGGAGCCGCCTGCTCGTAGATCACCGCGAACTCCGTCATCGCAACTCCTCAAGCCCGGTCTCCCGGCGAAAGCCATGCTCCTATCGTGGTGATGAGAGCCTCGCGAGTGGATCACAAGCGCTACAACTCTGCTGCCCGCGTGCACCAAGCTCGTACGTCAAGGGACTGATCGAACCTGATCTCCACCAGCCAATTCAAGAACGGCAGCCATATCGAGATCGACGGGACCGTCTTCAAGATCGTCGAGTTCCAGCACGTGAAGCCGGGCAAGGGTGGGGCATTCGTCCGCACCAAGCTCAAGCGCATAGCCGATGGCGCGGCCATCGACCGCACGTTTCGCGCCGGGGAGAAGTTCCGCCCGATCCGCACCGAGACGCGCCGCATGCAGTACCTCTACTCCGACGGCTCCGACGCCCACTTCATGGACATGGAGAGCTACGAGCAGATCACGATCCCCGAGGACCAGGTGGTCGAGCCGCTCAAGTGGATCCTCCCCAGCGCGGAGACCGAGATCCTCTACGTGGACGAGAAGCCCTCCGACGTCCAGGTCCCCAGCGCCGTGGACCTGGCGGTGTCCGACACCGATCCCGGCCTCAAGGGCGACACCGCGTCGGGCGGCGGGGACAAGCCGGCCACGCTCGAGTCCGGCGTGGTGGTCCGCGTGCCGCTCTTCGTCAACGTCGGCGACCGCGTGCGCGTGGACACCCGCTCGGGCGAGTACGTCTCGCGCGCGTAAGGGAAGCGATGCGCCGCACCGATCAGCGACGGGCCGCCGTGGTGGCGCTGTACCAGCGCGACGTCACCAGCCGGCCGCTCGCCGAGCTCGTCCCGCGCGACGCCACCGCCTTCACGCGCGAGCTGATCGAGGGCGTGGACTCACACGACGAGGAGCTCGACGGCCTCATCGAACGCCACGCGGTCGGCTGGACCCTGGACCGGATCGCGCCGCTCGAGCGCAACATCCTCCGTGTGGCTCTCTTCGAGCTGCTCCACCGCGCCGACATCCCGGCGGAGGTGGCCATCGACGAGGCGGTGGAGCAGGCCAAGGACCTCTGCGGCGCCGACGCGCCCGGCTTCGTGAACGGCATCCTCGGCGCTGTGGTGCGCGAAGCGCCGGACGGGGCGGCCCGATGACCCGCCTCGACAGCGGAATCGAGGAGCTCAGGCAGGCCGCCGAGCGCCTGCGGGCGGGCGGGCTCGATGCCGACGAGGCGGCCGCGCTGGTGGAGCGCTGCGCAGAGCTCGCCGCGGAGATCGGCCAGGCGCTCGACCAGGAGGCCCGCGACGCCCGGGCGGAGCCGCTGCCGGGCCAGGAGCGGCTGCTGCCGTGACCGCCACGGGCGAAGCCGTCTACCCGACCGCCCTGCAGGAGCGCGTCGAGCACTACCTGCGCGAACTGCGCTTCTCGGGCGAGCCCGCCACCGACGGCCTGGACGAGGCCATGCGCTACTCGTTGCTGGCAGGCGGCAAGCGCATACGCCCGGTGCTGGCGCTCGCCACCGCGGAGGCCATCGGCCGCGACCCCGGCGAGCTGCTGCCGCTCGCGGCCGGCATCGAGCTCATCCACACCTACTCGCTCATCCACGACGACCTCCCGGCGATGGACGACGACGACCTGCGCCGCGGCCGGCCCACCTGCCACGTGGCCTACGGCGAGGACGTCGCGATCCTGGCCGGCGACGGACTGTTCGCGGAGGCCATGCGGGTCGTGCTCGAGCGGCAGCGGGGCGAGCCGGCCCACGTGCTCGCCGCGGCGCGCGAGCTGGTGTCGGCCGCCGGCGTCGGCGGGATGGTGGGCGGCCAGTACCTCGACGTGACCGCGGACGGGCACCTGAGCGCCGACGAGCTGCGCCGCCTGCACGAGCTCAAGACCGGCCGGTTGATCGGCGCGTCCGTGGAGTGCGTAATCCACGTGAGCGGGATGTCCGGACCTGCCACAATCCCGTTTCGCCGGTTCGCGGCGGAGCTCGGAGTCCTGTTCCAGATCGTGGACGACATCCTCGACGTGACGGGTGACGAGGCCGCCCTCGGCAAGCCCCAGGGATCGGACGAGCGTCACGGCAAGCAGACCTATGTCAGCGCGTTCGGCCTGGAGCGGGCGCGGGAACTGGCACAGGAGTCCCACGCGAAGGCCCGCGGCGCCCTGGCGGAGGCCGGCGGCGCCACACACACCCTCGAGCAGGTCACCGACTACATCCTCACGAGACAGACATGAGCCTCCTCGACGACATCCACGGCCCCCGCGACCTCCACGACCTCGACGACGAGCAGCTTCAGGACGTCGCGCAGGAGGTCCGCGAGCTGATCATCCACACGATCGGCGAGATCGGCGGCCACTTCGGCGCCAACCTCGGCACCTGTGAGCTGGCCGTGGCCCTGCACAGCCTGCTCGACTCCCCGCGCGACAAGGTCCTCTGGGACGTCGGCCACCAGGCCTACCCGCACAAGATGCTCACCGGCCGCCGCGACCAACTCCACACCATCCGCAAGTACGGGGGCCTGGCGCCCTTCTGCTCGATCCCCGAGTCCGAGCACGACATCATGGGCGCCGGGCACGCATCCACGAGCGTCTCCTACGCCGTGGGCCTGAAGGAGGCCATGCGCAGCGGTCACGGCGAGGACGGCAAGGTCGTCGCCGTCATCGGCGACGGCGCGCTCACCGGCGGCGTGGCGTTCGAGGCGCTGCACAACGCCGGCGGCCTCGACGTGCCCATCGTCATCGTCCTCAACGACAACGGGATGTCGATCGCGCCCAACGTCGGCGCGCTGTCGCGCTACTTCAACCGCGTTCGGCTCAACCCCAAGCTGCACAAGGCGCGCGAGAGCGTGGAGGAGGGCCTCACCAAGCTCCCCGCCGGCATCGGCGAGCGCTTCGACCGCCTCGGCCCGATCTTCAAGGAGTCGCTGAAGGCGTACTGGGCCCCCGGCCTGCTGTTCGAGGAGCTCGACCTCGCCTACGTCGGCGTCATCGACGGCCACGACGTCAAGGCGCTGCGCCGCGCGCTGCGCGACGCGCTCGACGCCGGCCGTCCGGTGGTCGTCCACATCAAGACGGTCAAGGGCAAGGGCTTCGCGCCCGCGGAGGACGGCGGCCTCGAGGGCATGGAGAAGTGGCACGCCGCCAAGCCGTCCTCGATCGTCAACGGCGCCCCGGCGCCGAAGAAGAAGCCCGCCGCCAGCGCCAAGCCCGGGCCGCCGCAGTACACCAAGGTGTTCGGCGACGCCCTCGTCAAGGAGTGCGAGCGCGACGCCCGGGTGTGCGGCATCACCGCGGCCATGAACTCCGGCACCGGCCTCAACATCCTCCAGGAGGCCATGCCCGACCGCTACTACGACGTGGGCATCGCCGAGCAGCACGCGGTGCTCTTCGCGGCAGGGCTCGCCCTCCAGGGCATGAAGCCCGTGGCGGCCGTCTACTCGACCTTCCTGCAGCGCGGGTTCGACCAGATCGTCCACGACGTCTGCCTGCAGAACCTCAACGTGGTGTTCGCCATGGACCGCGCCGGGCTGGTGGGCGACGACGGCCCCACCCACCACGGCGCCTTCGACATCTCCTACCAGCGCTGCCTGCCCAACATGACGCTGATGGCCCCGCGCGACGAGTCCCAGCTCGTCCACATGCTGCGCACCGCGGTGCTCCACGACGGGCCGATCGCCTTGCGCTACCCGCGCGGCGAGGGCGAGGGCGTGGCGCTGCCGTCAGCGGCCAAGCCGATCGAGATCGGCCGTGGCGAGGTTCTGCGCACGGGTGAGCGGGTGGCCTTCCTCGGCTACGGCTACGGCGTGCCGGTCGCGCTCGGCGCCGCCGCACTCCTCTCGGAGGAGCACGGGATCGACGCCACGGTGGCCGACGGGCGCTTCGCCAAACCGCTGGACGAGCAGCTCATCGCGGAGCTGCTGGAGGAGCACGAGCTCGTGGTCACGGTGGAGGAGAACGTGCTCGCGGGCGGCTTCGGCGCCGCCGTGCTCGAGCTGGCCTCCGACCGCGACCTGCTGCGCGGCAGCCGCATCATGCGCTTCGGCCTGCCCGATCGCTACGTCACGCACGGCAAGCCCGCGCTGCTGCGCGAGGAGGTCGGGCTCACGCCGGAGGCGGTGGCCGGCCGGGTGGCCGACGCCGTGCTCGACCCGCGCCAGGCGCTGGTCTAGCGCGGGCGCCGGAGGCATGCGTCCTGGATCGTGGTCGCAGGACGACCCACCAGGCAGGACACTTGACGGTTCCGGATTGTCTACGACCGGCCTGAGATCCCCACGGCGCGCAGCGCCTGGGCGGGCTCCCGGAACCACTCGAAGCGGATGGCGCGGCCGTCGCGCACTGTCCACAGGTAGCCCTGACGGGTGGTGTCCTCGACGCCGCTGCGACGGGCGCGCACCCGCACCGTCGCGAGCACCAGGATTCGGTCGGCTCCAGCCTCGAGGTATTCCTCAGGCGTGACGTCGAACTGCTCGTAGGCCTCGAATGGAACCCGGAGCGTGGCTCGGCCGCGCCGCGTGCCCGGCTCGACGGCGTCCGGCGGGTTCACGTACTCGAGTTCCTCGGCGATCCAGTCGCGGGCGCTGCGGCCCTCGTGCCAGGAGGCGTAGATCCCACGGACCACGGCTTCGGGCGTCGGGGTCATCGCTACGAGTATCCCCGAAGGGAGGCAGGCGTCCTGGGTCGTGGTCGCAGGACGACACAGGCAGGACACTTGACGCCGTCGCGACGCCGGCCCCGGAAAGCGAACGACCCGCCGGGGAAGGGCGGGCCGTTCGAGGGAGGAGTGATGCGTATGTGTGATGTGATCGGTGAGAGGAAGCTTTCGGTCAGGCGTGGGCGGGGACCGTGTAACGCGTCGTGGCGGTGAGGGCCGCCTGCGCGATGCCGGCGCCGGCGAGGAGGGCCAGGGCGCCGGTGTCGCCGGCGATGCCGAGCAGGACGCCGGCCCCGATCAGCCCGATGGCGATGCCGCCGTCGTAGGCCGCGTGCGCCGACACCGGGATGGTGCCGCGCTCGCCGCTGCCGCCGGCCGAGCCGAGCCCCAGTCCGATGACCACTGCGCCCACCACGAATCCCGTGACGAGGGCCGCGGTGCCGAGCCCGAAGACGAAGGGAGCGGCCATGACCGCGGTCCCGAGGGCGATCTCGAGGGCGCTGTGTACGGAGAGGGGGATGAGACGTGACATTGGGATTCAAGGTAGGCGCGCCCGCCGGCCGTTTGTGTGAGCGGAGTCACACCCCGCTCGGGCGCAGGCAGGCGGTTGCTGGCCGCAGGTACGCTGCGCGGGTGCCCAAGGTGCGGCTCGATGCCCTGCTTGCCGAGCGCGGCCTCTTCGAGACCCGCTCGCGGGCCGCGGCCGCGGTCATCGCGGGGGAGGTCCAGCTCGGTCCCGAGCGACAGCCCGCGGCCAAGCCCGGGCAGCTCGTGGCCGGCGACGTGCAGGTCGAGGTGGCGGAACGGCCCGCGTACGTGTCGCGCGGCGGAGTGAAGCTCGCGAACGGGCTCCACGCGCTCGGAGTCGATCCCTCCGGGCGGCGCTGCCTCGACGTCGGGGCCTCCACGGGCGGCTTCACCGACTGCCTCCTGCAGCGCGGCGCGGCGGAGGTCGTGGCGCTCGACGTGGCCTACGGCGAGCTCCACTGGCGCCTGCGCAACGACCCGCGCGTGCACGTCCTGGAGCGCACGAACGCGCGCGAGCTGGAGCCGGGCGCGCTCCCCTATCCGCCCGAGCTCGTGGTCTGCGACGTCTCCTTCATCTCGCTCGCCAAGGTCCTGCCTCCGGTCCTTGCCGCCGTCGCGCAGCCCTTCGACCTGCTCGCCCTCGTCAAGCCGCAGTTCGAGGTGGGGCGCGAGCGGGTGGGCAGGGGAGGCGTGGTGCGCGATCCCGCCGGCCGCCGCTCGGCACTCGTGGCGGTGGGAGCGGACCTCCGCGCGCGCGGGCTGGCCGTGCTCGGCTTCGCCTCCTCGGGCCTGCCCGGCCCGGCGGGCAACCAGGAGAGCTTCGTGCACGCTGCCGAGGCCGGGCGGCCGGGCGGGGTGGAGGACGTGGAGGCGGCGGCGCGAACGGTGGAGCCGTGAGCCCCATCACTCCCGGCGCCGCGCCGCGGCGCATCACGGTCTTCACGCACCAGTACCCGGGTGAGACGGCCGGCGCCGTGCGGCGCCTGTTGGAGGAGGCCGGCGTGGCCGGGGTAGAGGTGTGCCTGCCGCC contains these protein-coding regions:
- a CDS encoding amidase, with product MTDARWVSATEQAELVRSGEVSSRELVDATLAAIDEVNDELNAVVTLCAERARAEADAVARGDERPLAGVPILVKDLIALTEGVRTTMGMAAMDDWVPSVDGALVRRLRDAGAIIVGKTNTPEMGLVGVTEPDRFGPCRNPWNTGHTPGGSSGGSAAAVAAGVVSLAHANDGGGSIRIPASACGLVGLKPSRGRVSMAPEFTEFTGGIAIDGCVSRTVLDTAVNLDVIAGLETGDPYWAPPPSAPFAEAVGRDPGRLRVALATETPNGVPVHPECEAAARETADLLASLGHDVREGAPDWQDEGYIEHFIKIWTAGVGDEVHTYGRLKGEPLDVDRLEPLTRQMLEMADQFSATDYLISLDYLRRMARKILAFWEEVDVVVTPTMAQPPVEIGATRPKEGEPPIQMLLNFAPLVPFTPVANVTGQPAISLPLHWSEDGLPIGVQLMGPPAGEELLLSLAAQLEQAGPWADRRPPVAARAAATA
- a CDS encoding MBL fold metallo-hydrolase, coding for MEGERTPSGVRRVRAGNPSLLTLDGTNTYVAAGWVIDPGPADSAHLDAVMDAAGGRVEGIVLTHDHADHSEGAPVLSAIAGASVHLPEGDGEIGPFRSIATPGHSPDHVCLLLGRVCFTGDTVLGSGSVFIQPGEGSLGAYLASLERLRELDLEALCPGHGPVVWDARGKLDEYISHRRAREEKLLAALDRGLRTRDELLDAAWDDAPPELRPAAMLTLEAHLEKLREEGRLPPGAP
- a CDS encoding MmcQ/YjbR family DNA-binding protein codes for the protein MPTWDDVVAIGTSFPEVEASTSYGTPALKVRGKFMCRLRAEPDALVLRVSDLGEREALLQGHSEAFFSTPHYDGYPYVLVRLEAADPDELAELIEEAWRIRAPKRLVKEFEAER
- a CDS encoding nuclear transport factor 2 family protein, with the translated sequence MATNVEVVEGIYAPRFRVWDAEVLDHMHAHVWDPGIDWRAIEGAPDDVGVMHGRDRLRRYYEEWIELFDAITLEAVEITDVGDHVAARVRVTARSRSGGVPTELDVSIVYTLRDGRILRGREYARWEEALAAASDSRGAALSPDIRP
- the efp gene encoding elongation factor P; translation: MSTSQFKNGSHIEIDGTVFKIVEFQHVKPGKGGAFVRTKLKRIADGAAIDRTFRAGEKFRPIRTETRRMQYLYSDGSDAHFMDMESYEQITIPEDQVVEPLKWILPSAETEILYVDEKPSDVQVPSAVDLAVSDTDPGLKGDTASGGGDKPATLESGVVVRVPLFVNVGDRVRVDTRSGEYVSRA
- the nusB gene encoding transcription antitermination factor NusB; amino-acid sequence: MRRTDQRRAAVVALYQRDVTSRPLAELVPRDATAFTRELIEGVDSHDEELDGLIERHAVGWTLDRIAPLERNILRVALFELLHRADIPAEVAIDEAVEQAKDLCGADAPGFVNGILGAVVREAPDGAAR
- a CDS encoding polyprenyl synthetase family protein — its product is MTATGEAVYPTALQERVEHYLRELRFSGEPATDGLDEAMRYSLLAGGKRIRPVLALATAEAIGRDPGELLPLAAGIELIHTYSLIHDDLPAMDDDDLRRGRPTCHVAYGEDVAILAGDGLFAEAMRVVLERQRGEPAHVLAAARELVSAAGVGGMVGGQYLDVTADGHLSADELRRLHELKTGRLIGASVECVIHVSGMSGPATIPFRRFAAELGVLFQIVDDILDVTGDEAALGKPQGSDERHGKQTYVSAFGLERARELAQESHAKARGALAEAGGATHTLEQVTDYILTRQT
- the dxs gene encoding 1-deoxy-D-xylulose-5-phosphate synthase is translated as MSLLDDIHGPRDLHDLDDEQLQDVAQEVRELIIHTIGEIGGHFGANLGTCELAVALHSLLDSPRDKVLWDVGHQAYPHKMLTGRRDQLHTIRKYGGLAPFCSIPESEHDIMGAGHASTSVSYAVGLKEAMRSGHGEDGKVVAVIGDGALTGGVAFEALHNAGGLDVPIVIVLNDNGMSIAPNVGALSRYFNRVRLNPKLHKARESVEEGLTKLPAGIGERFDRLGPIFKESLKAYWAPGLLFEELDLAYVGVIDGHDVKALRRALRDALDAGRPVVVHIKTVKGKGFAPAEDGGLEGMEKWHAAKPSSIVNGAPAPKKKPAASAKPGPPQYTKVFGDALVKECERDARVCGITAAMNSGTGLNILQEAMPDRYYDVGIAEQHAVLFAAGLALQGMKPVAAVYSTFLQRGFDQIVHDVCLQNLNVVFAMDRAGLVGDDGPTHHGAFDISYQRCLPNMTLMAPRDESQLVHMLRTAVLHDGPIALRYPRGEGEGVALPSAAKPIEIGRGEVLRTGERVAFLGYGYGVPVALGAAALLSEEHGIDATVADGRFAKPLDEQLIAELLEEHELVVTVEENVLAGGFGAAVLELASDRDLLRGSRIMRFGLPDRYVTHGKPALLREEVGLTPEAVAGRVADAVLDPRQALV
- a CDS encoding TlyA family RNA methyltransferase, which produces MPKVRLDALLAERGLFETRSRAAAAVIAGEVQLGPERQPAAKPGQLVAGDVQVEVAERPAYVSRGGVKLANGLHALGVDPSGRRCLDVGASTGGFTDCLLQRGAAEVVALDVAYGELHWRLRNDPRVHVLERTNARELEPGALPYPPELVVCDVSFISLAKVLPPVLAAVAQPFDLLALVKPQFEVGRERVGRGGVVRDPAGRRSALVAVGADLRARGLAVLGFASSGLPGPAGNQESFVHAAEAGRPGGVEDVEAAARTVEP